One genomic window of Scylla paramamosain isolate STU-SP2022 chromosome 48, ASM3559412v1, whole genome shotgun sequence includes the following:
- the LOC135095173 gene encoding uncharacterized protein LOC135095173 has product MSDSAMREVGQWVTQHPWTEVLDVEDVHSKWHNYVATTTEAFHRYFPAKSVTVNTSDVPCMTPRIKRLMHQRTWSFHSCPDLYRKLRNREIREIKAAKSSYYPDKIHHFKQANNRQWFASSKALCGLQKHTSSLPCTSHLPANLAAQEMNDHFAAICHTCPPLHTTPLPAHLPAPSPPPTVQAIDVFKRILKDTKIPRYQGYLKIPRSTTPTDLPIWEEPATPLCPIINASLSQHSCPADWKTSYVSPIRKASSAQSLGDLRPVSITPIPSFICEDFVYDWAYTKTCYTVDIRQFGNIKATPTSHYLTSFLDFIHSHLDKRNTSLAVAFLDFKKPLILLITLLSSARQ; this is encoded by the coding sequence ATgtctgactcagccatgagggaggttgggcagtgggtgacacaacacccgtggaccgaggtgctggatgtggaggacgtccactcaaaatggcacaattacgtcgccaccaccacagaagccttccaccgctacttcccagccaagagcgtcacagtaAACACATCTGATGTCCCCTgcatgacgccccgcattaaaagactcatgcatcAGCGGACGTggtcgttccactcctgcccggacctatacaggaagctaagaaacagagagatcagggagattaaggctgccaagtcaagctattacccggacaagatacaccacttcAAGcaggccaacaacagacagtggttcGCTAGcagcaaagctttgtgtggcctacaaaagcacacttcatctcttccttgcacctcacaccttcctgctaatctcgcggctcaggagatgaacgaccactttgccgctatctgtcacacctgccctcccctccacaccactccacttcctgcccatcttcccgccccctcccctccccccactgtccaggcgatagatgtttttaagaggatacttaaagataccaagataccaagataccaaggatacttaaagataccaagatccaccacacccactgaccttcccatatgggaagagccagcaacaccgctatgccccataataaacgcctctctttcccaacactcttgccctgCGGACTGGAAGACGTCTTACGTCTCTCCCATCCGCAAAGCTTCCAGTGCACAGTCCCTcggtgacctcaggccagtctctatcacccccatccctagctttatttgtgaagattttgtgtatgactgggcctacaccaaaacttgttataccgtggatatcagacagtttggaaatattaaagccacccccacctcccattacctgaccagcttccttgacttcatccacagccacctggacaagcgaaacacctctctagctgttgcctTTCTGGACttcaaaaagcctttgatcttgttgatcacttTGTTGTCttcagcaaggcaataa